From Vanrija pseudolonga chromosome 1, complete sequence, a single genomic window includes:
- the mug14_0 gene encoding class II aldolase/adducin head domain-containing protein, producing MAPQENARAFDFGLPTPTFKDKYEERQYIKERLALAYRVMAHENLAEGVAGHLTSRDPVDPECFWVNPFGLHFSRMTASDLLLVDHHGKVVGGGKPGRGQIYNAAAFVIHSAIHAARPEVNSVVHAHSIYAKAFSTLGRKLPMYTQDACIFYNDHALYAKHGGVVLSSGESDAICKSIGGNKAVILQNHGLLTVGGCIESAVGWFQIFESECKSVLAAEAAAALSGKPPITLPDDVAEFTYKATGFEEAGKFEAHAFFDLVEYKDGDAFKA from the exons atggctCCCCAGGAAAACGCCCGCGCCTTCGACTTTggcctgccgacgccgaccttcAAGGACAAGTACGAGGAGCGCCAGTACATCaaggagcgcctcgcgctcgcgtacCGCGTGATGGCGCACGAGAACCTgg CGGAGGGCGTTGCGGGCCACCTTACCTCGCGCGAccccgtcgaccccgagtGCTTCTGG GTCAACCCCTTCGGGCTCCACTTCTCGCGCATGACGGCgtccgacctcctcctcgtcgaccaccacggcaaggtcgttggcggcggcaagcccggCCGCGGGCAGATCTACAACGCGGCGGCGTTTGTGATCCACTCTGCGatccacgccgcgcgccccgaGGTCAACAGCGTCGTGCACGCGCACTCGATCTACGCCAAGGCGTTCAGCACGCTCGGCCGCAAGCTGCCCATGTACACGCAGGACGCGTGCATCTTCTACAACGACCACGCGCTGTACGCCaagcacggcggcgtcgtgctctccagcggcgagagcgacgccATCTGCAAGTCGATCGGCGGAAACAAGGCTGTTATTCTGCAGAACCACGGCCTGCTCACCGTCGGCGGGTGCATCGAGAGCGCCGTCGGATGGTTCCAGAT cTTCGAGTCCGAGTGCAAGTCtgtcctcgcggccgaggccgccgccgcgctctccGGCAAGCCGCCCATCACGCtccccgacgacgtcgcagAGTTCACCTACAAGGCGACCGGCTTTGAGGAGGCGGGCAAGTTTGAGGCCCACGCCTTcttcgacctcgtcgagtaCAAGGACGGCGATGCGTTCAAGGCGTAA
- the ytcJ_0 gene encoding Putative amidohydrolase YtcJ — protein MPRLFKNGRIFTSVEGDSTLHDALVTDGDKVVYVGTGAEAEAKAGASATVTDLGGAVVLPGLIDGHIHLVQFGSALSKVECLGLSADEIAAAIKKAYDANPGAKMIHGKSFLYDALGQPPHRKFLDAVVPDVPVFIASMDLHATLLNTAAINALGITRDTPNPKGGEFVRDADGELTGHFLETANFEFVWPWIAKNTSLEDRLIALEDAFENMLASGLTGGIEMALSPEDLEAIEEYIKRNGKLPVRISAHWFMRPEGTDESRADQVREAAAQRDRCAKYDPWFRVVGIKVISDGVVDSCTAFLKEPYPNGDLPGPIWPGPELTKVVVLADELDLQVAVHALGDAASEQALDAFEAAIAANGDKPHRRHRIEHLEVVTEESVKRLTRLGVTASLQPVHADPLYAKNWWEQLGADARCDRAFPWSEFVEAGSKVAFGSDAPVAPHHALPNIYTAGTRQSSVDPSLKPSTDPRIVGLERFCVALDQSIRYYTSGCAQSIRAENEVGTLEPGKQADFCVLNVDPFKNGVETLKQAQSAVTETWVAGEQAWKAKK, from the exons atgccccGCTTGTTCAAGAACGGCCGGATCTTCACCTCTGTCGAGGGCGACTCGACGCTGCACGACGCCCTCGtcaccgacggcgacaaggtcgtctATGTCGgcactggcgccgaggccgaggccaaggct GGCGCCTCTGCGACcgtcaccgacctcggcggcgccgtcgtcctgcCTGGTCTGATCGACGGCCACATCCATCTGGTGCAGTTTGGCTCTGCCCTCTCCAAGGTCGAGTGCCTCGGGCtcagcgccgacgagatcgCCGCGGCCATCAAGAAGGCGTACGATGCCAACCCCGGCGCCAAGATGATCCACGGCAAGTCGTTCCTGTACGATGCGCTGGGCCAGCCCCCGCACCGCAagttcctcgacgccgtcgtgcccgacGTACCCGTGTTTATCGCGTCGATGGACCTGCACGCGACCCTGCTCAACACAGCGGCCATCAACGCGCTCGGCATCACCCGCGACACGCCGAACCccaagggcggcgagtttgtgcgcgacgccgacggcgagctcacTGGCCACTTTTTGGAGACGGCAAACTTTGAGTTTGTTTGGCCGTGGATCGCAAAGAACACGTCGCTCGAGGACCGCTTgatcgcgctcgaggacgcctTTGAGAACATGCTCGCGTCAGGCCTCACTGGCGGCATTGAGATGGCGCTCTCgcccgaggacctcgaggcgaTCGAGGAGTACATCAAGCGTAACGGCAAGCTGCCGGTTCGGATAAGCGCGCACTGGTTCATGCGGCCCGAGGGGACCGAcgagtcgcgcgccgacCAGGTCAGAGAAGCGGCGGCCCAGCGCGACCGCTGTGCCAAGTACGACCCGTGGttccgtgtcgtcggcatcaAGGTCATCTCCGACGGCGTAGTCGACTCGTGCACCGCGTTCCTCAAGGAGCCGTACCCGAACGGCGACCTCCCAGGCCCCATCTGGCCGGGGCCGGAGCTGACCAAGGTGGTCGtgctggccgacgagctcgacttgCAAGTGGCGgtgcacgcgctcggcgacgcggcgtccGAGCAGGCGCTGGACGCGTTCGAGGCCGCGATCGCCGCGAACGGGGACAAGCCGCATCGGCGGCACCGGATCGAGCACCTCGAAGTCGTGACCGAGGAGAGCGTCAAGCGGCTCACGCGCCTGGGCGTTACGGCGTCCCTGCAGCCCGTGCATGCCGACCCGCTCTACGCCAAGAACTGGTGGGAGCAgctgggcgccgacgcgcgctgCGACCGCGCGTTCCCCTGGTCCGAGTTTGTCGAGGCCGGCTCCAAGGTCGCGTTCGGCTCAGACGCGCCAGTCGCGCCGCACCACGCCCTGCCCAACATCTACACGGCGGGCACGCGCCAGTCGAGCGTCGACCCGAGCCTCAAGCCCAGCACCGACCCCCGcattgtcggcctcgagcgcttctgcgtcgcgctcgaccagaGCATCAGGTACTACACTTCCGGGTGTGCGCAGAGCATCCGCGCCGAGAACGAGGTGGGCACCCTCGAGCCCGGCAAGCAGGCCGACTTCTGCGTGCTCAACGTCGACCCGTTCAAGAACGGCGTGGAGACGCTTAAGCAGGCACAGTCGGCTGTCACTGAGACCTGGGTCGCGGGCGAGCAGGCATGGAAGGCGAAGAAGtag